In one window of Bacteroidales bacterium DNA:
- a CDS encoding B12-binding domain-containing protein, with protein MKEDQSHHPHKEFLEGLISGDRRFCSRYAHKYLEENPSIQDLYEDVFKTSLYEIGKFWEYNKISVATEHLASAIVEAILNEFY; from the coding sequence ATGAAAGAAGACCAATCCCATCACCCGCACAAAGAATTTCTGGAAGGCCTGATCTCAGGAGATCGCCGGTTCTGTTCCCGGTATGCCCATAAATACCTGGAAGAAAACCCATCCATTCAGGATCTTTACGAAGATGTCTTTAAGACTTCCCTCTACGAAATAGGCAAATTCTGGGAGTACAACAAAATTAGTGTCGCCACCGAACACCTGGCCTCGGCAATCGTGGAAGCCATCCTCAATGAATTTTATC